One genomic window of Nakamurella panacisegetis includes the following:
- a CDS encoding GAF and ANTAR domain-containing protein — translation MISDDSTVDLSFRTVEAIARTTAALVRSYDVIGVIGQMLAAESRALDADAAGVTMRRPGSRVLELLAATSHRAEELELYQAQQLQGPCYDAVEFGVRVTCTDLAEIRARWPQAAPAFERAGIGCVHATPLRWHGHVIGALNLFWVSEPPASIRLDSAASAFADLATLAIVHSGSITGEEVVDRTRSALDSRTVIEQAKGVLAASQGMTMETAYLALVDMAEDEGMPLSAVATSIVENAVKQ, via the coding sequence GTGATCAGCGACGACAGCACGGTTGATCTCTCCTTCAGGACGGTGGAGGCGATCGCGCGGACGACCGCGGCTCTGGTTCGGTCCTACGACGTCATCGGGGTGATCGGCCAGATGCTCGCGGCGGAGAGCCGGGCCCTGGACGCCGACGCGGCCGGAGTCACCATGCGGCGACCCGGGTCGCGGGTCCTCGAGCTGCTGGCGGCCACGTCGCACCGGGCCGAGGAATTGGAGCTCTATCAGGCCCAGCAGCTGCAGGGGCCCTGTTACGACGCCGTCGAGTTCGGCGTTCGGGTCACGTGCACCGACCTCGCTGAGATCCGGGCCCGGTGGCCGCAGGCCGCGCCGGCCTTCGAGCGGGCCGGCATCGGTTGTGTCCATGCCACCCCGCTGCGGTGGCACGGGCATGTCATCGGCGCGCTCAACCTGTTCTGGGTCAGCGAGCCGCCGGCGTCGATCCGGCTGGATTCCGCGGCGTCGGCCTTCGCCGACCTGGCGACCCTGGCCATCGTGCACTCCGGCTCGATCACTGGGGAGGAGGTCGTCGACCGCACCCGGTCGGCCCTGGATTCCCGGACCGTGATCGAACAGGCCAAAGGTGTGCTGGCCGCGAGCCAGGGGATGACGATGGAGACGGCGTACCTGGCCCTGGTCGACATGGCCGAGGACGAAGGGATGCCGCTGAGCGCCGTGGCCACGAGCATCGTCGAGAACGCGGTCAAACAGTGA
- a CDS encoding inositol-3-phosphate synthase, giving the protein MGSHPIRIAIVGVGNCASSLVQGVEFYRNTPADARVPGLMHVQFGDYHVSDLQFVAAFDVDAKKVGFDLSEAISSSENNTIKIADVPPTGVIVQRGNTLDGLGKYYRQMVSESDAEPVDVVAALREAAVDVVVCYLPVGSEDAARFYAQCAIDAGCAFVNALPVFIAGTPEWAEKFRAAGLPIIGDDIKSQVGATITHRVLAKLFEDRGVLLERTMQLNVGGNMDFMNMLERDRLESKKISKTQAVTSQVDRDLGARNVHIGPSDYVAWLDDRKWAYVRLEGKAFGDVPLNLEYKLEVWDSPNSAGVIIDAVRAVKIAKDRGIAGPLTSASSYFMKSPPVQFPDDQARDNVERFIAGELSA; this is encoded by the coding sequence ATGGGTTCACATCCCATTCGGATCGCCATCGTCGGCGTCGGCAACTGCGCGTCGTCGCTGGTGCAGGGCGTCGAGTTCTATCGCAACACGCCCGCCGACGCCCGTGTCCCCGGCCTGATGCACGTGCAGTTCGGCGACTACCACGTCTCCGACCTGCAGTTCGTCGCCGCGTTCGACGTCGACGCCAAGAAGGTCGGGTTCGATCTCTCCGAGGCGATCAGCTCCTCGGAGAACAACACGATCAAGATCGCCGACGTGCCGCCGACCGGCGTCATCGTGCAGCGCGGCAACACCCTGGACGGCCTGGGCAAGTACTACCGCCAGATGGTGTCCGAGTCGGACGCCGAGCCGGTTGACGTCGTCGCCGCGCTGCGCGAAGCCGCGGTCGACGTGGTCGTCTGCTACCTGCCGGTCGGGTCCGAGGATGCCGCCCGGTTCTACGCCCAGTGCGCCATCGATGCCGGATGCGCATTCGTCAACGCGTTGCCGGTGTTCATCGCCGGCACGCCGGAGTGGGCCGAGAAGTTCCGCGCCGCGGGGCTGCCGATCATCGGTGACGACATCAAGTCCCAGGTCGGCGCGACCATCACCCACCGGGTGCTGGCCAAGTTGTTCGAGGACCGCGGGGTGCTGCTCGAGCGCACCATGCAGCTCAACGTCGGCGGCAACATGGACTTCATGAACATGCTGGAGCGCGATCGCCTGGAATCCAAGAAGATCTCCAAGACCCAGGCCGTGACCTCCCAGGTCGACCGGGATCTCGGGGCGCGCAACGTGCACATCGGCCCGAGTGACTACGTGGCCTGGCTGGACGACCGCAAGTGGGCCTACGTCCGCCTCGAGGGCAAGGCCTTCGGTGACGTCCCGCTGAACCTGGAGTACAAGCTCGAGGTCTGGGACTCGCCCAACTCGGCCGGTGTCATCATCGACGCCGTCCGCGCCGTCAAGATCGCCAAGGACCGCGGCATCGCCGGCCCGCTGACCTCGGCGTCGTCGTACTTCATGAAGTCCCCGCCGGTGCAGTTCCCGGACGACCAGGCCCGGGACAACGTCGAGCGGTTCATCGCCGGCGAATTGTCAGCCTGA
- a CDS encoding PadR family transcriptional regulator — MAKETSSAFQLAILGLLADSPMHGYELRQKLSTTLGSLRVFSYGSLYPTLRRLQAAGELTSDPAEVDADAVPLTSRRSRVVYRLTTAGKERLAEMLADSGPQSSSDDGFEVHLAFFSRTTAEARLRILESRRRRLEERREGLRSALSRAADRMDAYTDQLRQLGLESADREVRWLNELIADERQGKSPPV, encoded by the coding sequence GTGGCGAAGGAGACTTCGTCGGCGTTTCAGCTGGCGATCCTCGGACTGCTGGCCGATTCGCCGATGCACGGTTACGAGCTGCGGCAGAAATTGAGTACCACGCTCGGTTCGCTGCGGGTGTTCTCCTACGGCTCCCTGTACCCGACGCTGCGCCGGTTGCAGGCCGCCGGAGAGCTCACGTCCGACCCGGCCGAGGTCGATGCCGATGCGGTCCCCCTGACGTCACGACGTTCGCGGGTCGTCTATCGGCTGACCACGGCGGGCAAGGAACGGCTGGCCGAGATGCTGGCCGACTCCGGACCGCAGAGTTCGTCCGACGACGGTTTCGAGGTGCACCTGGCCTTCTTCTCGCGCACCACCGCCGAAGCCCGGCTCCGCATCCTCGAGAGCCGCCGCCGGCGCCTGGAGGAGCGGCGCGAAGGTCTGCGTTCCGCGCTGAGCCGGGCCGCCGACCGGATGGACGCCTACACCGATCAGCTCCGGCAACTCGGCCTGGAATCGGCCGACCGAGAAGTCCGATGGCTCAACGAGTTGATCGCCGACGAGCGGCAGGGAAAGTCCCCGCCGGTCTGA
- a CDS encoding GAF and ANTAR domain-containing protein — protein sequence MTDPVRMLSRLGRVLASTPADRSLPERLALAGCDILAVDGVSITIDAAGPNRTTLAATDPVARTLEELQDVLGQGPCWDAAAHASVQQTGLTPEDDRRWPEFCPAARAAVGPRTVVGLPMRPSSQVMGVLSVHLARSAELPSGVELAQFFADTVGAALLTDPAMHESDDNAGPWSSRATVHQATGMVIVQLGIPAADALAVLRAHAYALNTSLDDVAARVVSRQLDFGKDTT from the coding sequence ATGACCGACCCCGTGCGCATGCTCAGTCGCCTGGGCCGGGTGTTGGCGTCGACCCCGGCTGACCGCTCGCTGCCGGAACGTCTGGCCCTGGCCGGATGCGACATCCTCGCCGTCGACGGAGTGTCGATCACCATCGACGCCGCCGGTCCCAACCGGACGACCCTGGCCGCGACCGACCCGGTAGCCCGCACGCTGGAGGAACTGCAGGACGTGCTGGGTCAAGGGCCGTGCTGGGACGCGGCCGCCCACGCATCCGTTCAGCAGACCGGGCTGACGCCGGAGGACGATCGGCGCTGGCCCGAGTTCTGCCCAGCGGCGCGGGCCGCGGTCGGACCGCGGACCGTGGTCGGCCTGCCCATGCGCCCGTCGAGCCAGGTCATGGGAGTGCTGAGTGTGCACCTGGCCCGGTCCGCGGAACTCCCGAGCGGCGTCGAGCTCGCCCAGTTCTTCGCCGACACGGTCGGCGCGGCGCTGCTGACCGATCCGGCGATGCACGAATCCGACGACAACGCGGGGCCCTGGTCGTCGCGGGCCACCGTTCACCAGGCCACCGGCATGGTCATCGTCCAGCTCGGCATCCCGGCGGCCGACGCCCTCGCCGTCCTCCGAGCCCATGCCTACGCCCTGAACACCTCACTCGACGATGTCGCAGCGCGTGTCGTCAGCCGGCAACTCGATTTCGGAAAGGACACAACGTGA